The Pseudonocardia broussonetiae DNA segment CGGCGAGGTCGCGGGTCATGGCGGGGTCGATGGCGTTGCCGCGGTCGGGACGGTCGAGCCGGACGGTCGCGACGCCGTCGACGACCTGCAGCGCCAGCGTCGAGAACGGCGACGCGGCCCGCTCCCAGCGCGCGGTGTCGGTGTACTGCTCCAGCGCGGTGACGCGGCCGTGCGCGATCGAGAGGACGTGCGCGAACGCGGCGTCGAGCGGGCCGCCCCCGTGCCGCCCGCGCCCGCCGTAGCGACCGGTGACGAGCAGCCGCCCGTCCTCCAGGGCCGTGAACCGCTCGGGCTCGGCCCGCGCGGCGAAGTGCCGCCCGATCACGGCCCACCCGTCGCGGCGCATGGCGTCGGCCCCGTCGTGCCCGCCGCCCGCGCCGAAGGGCATGCCGTCGGCCAGCACGCCGCGGAAGGCCGGGTCGAGCAGGGCGTCGAGCGCCGGGCCGTCACCGGTGGCCAGCGCCTCGTAGAGCTGCCGCGCGATGGCGGGCGAGTCCGTCACTCGTGCCTCCTTTTTCTAACCGAGAATAGACACGGGTTCGCGGCGCGGGCAACCTCGCGGCCCCACCTCAGGGCATCGACGACCCCCCGCCCACGGCCACCAGCTGCCCGGTCACCTGCCGCGCCGCCGTGTCCGACGCGAGCCACAGCACGGCGTGCGCGACGTCGTCGGCCGTGGTCGGGCGCCGCAGCGCCTGCGTCCGGACGATCGACGCGAGCTGCTCGTCGGTGAACAGCGGCTCGCCGTCCGGGGTGGCCCAGACGCTGCCCGGCCCGACCGGCTCGTCCGCGGCCGGCACGACGAGCCCCGGCGCGACGACGTTCGCGCGGATCCCGTGCCGCCCGTGCTCGCGCGCGACGGTCCGCGCCAGCGCGATGACGCCCGCCTTGGTGGCGCCGTAGATGCCCTGGCGGACCGCGCCGAACGCCGAGTCGCTGGAGAGGAACACGACGCTGCCGCGGCCCGCCTCGCGCATCGGGCCGAGCGCGGCCTGG contains these protein-coding regions:
- a CDS encoding SDR family NAD(P)-dependent oxidoreductase; the protein is MDLGHAGARVVVTGGAANIGRGIARGFAREGARVLVADRDAERGDAVRDELRTLGAPDAVALAVDLTDDGAGGRVVDRAVAEWGGVDVLVNNAGWSAPGWFAEQTDRELWRRTVEVNLFSAIDCTQAALGPMREAGRGSVVFLSSDSAFGAVRQGIYGATKAGVIALARTVAREHGRHGIRANVVAPGLVVPAADEPVGPGSVWATPDGEPLFTDEQLASIVRTQALRRPTTADDVAHAVLWLASDTAARQVTGQLVAVGGGSSMP